In Phoenix dactylifera cultivar Barhee BC4 unplaced genomic scaffold, palm_55x_up_171113_PBpolish2nd_filt_p 001048F, whole genome shotgun sequence, a single genomic region encodes these proteins:
- the LOC120107862 gene encoding uncharacterized mitochondrial protein AtMg00860-like: protein MNQVFMPHLSKFVIVFFNDILIYSKTLEEHMRHLDLVLRTLEEYHFFIKPSKCAFVQTELDYLGHVVSGDGVRVDIRKIEVMTDWPLPKDISALRGFLGLTGYYRRFVKGYSLIAKPLMTMLKKDGFEWTPAARQAFEDLKRSMTQTLCLHYLTSASHSKFSPMQAMTGLARS, encoded by the coding sequence ATGAACCAGGTATTCATGCCGCACCTCAGTAAGTTTGTAATTGTCTTCTTCAACGACATCTTGATCTATTCAAAGACCCTAGAAGAACACATGCGGCACCTAGATCTAGTCTTGCGCACCTTGGAAGAATATCACTTCTTCATCAAGCCTTCCAAGTGCGCCTTTGTTCAGACCGAACTTGATTACCTTGGGCATGTAGTATCCGGGGATGGTGTTCGGGTGGACATCCGAAAAATTGAGGTCATGACGGATTGGCCGCTACCCAAAGATATTTCGGCCTTGAGGGGATTCCTAGGACTCACCGGCTACTACCGACGGTTCGTCAAGGGCTATAGCCTCATTGCAAAGCCACTCATGACCATGCTGAAGAAGGATGGGTTTGAATGGACCCCTGCAGCCCGCCAAGCATTTGAAGATCTCAAACGGTCCATGACTCAGACCCTGTGCTTGCATTACCTGACTTCAGCAAGCCATTCCAAGTTTTCACCAATGCAAGCAATGACGGGATTGGCGCGGTCTTAG